The Catenuloplanes niger genome includes a window with the following:
- a CDS encoding SDR family NAD(P)-dependent oxidoreductase — protein sequence MSRLNGRTAVVTGGGTRGIGRATARRLVAEGAHVFITGRRTELLEEAVAEIGDGVTAVPGDVTEPADLERLYDAVRARGRGLDVLFANAGTASHATLEQLTVAELDRIFAVNVRGTMLTVQGALPLLNEGASVILNASTAAGHGTVAFGAYAASKAAVRTFARTWANELKGRGVRVNAISAGPIDTSGVTELVGAENEAVAKAALGANVAIGRMGRPDEVAAAVAFLASDDSSYMLGANLYVDGGENQI from the coding sequence ATGAGCAGGTTGAACGGCAGGACCGCGGTGGTCACCGGCGGCGGGACGCGCGGGATCGGGCGCGCCACGGCACGGCGGCTGGTGGCCGAGGGCGCGCACGTGTTCATCACCGGACGGCGCACGGAGCTGCTGGAGGAGGCGGTGGCGGAGATCGGCGACGGGGTCACGGCGGTGCCCGGCGACGTCACCGAGCCGGCCGACCTGGAGCGGCTCTACGACGCGGTGCGGGCACGCGGGCGAGGACTGGACGTGCTGTTCGCGAACGCGGGTACGGCCTCGCACGCGACGCTGGAGCAGCTGACCGTGGCGGAGCTGGACCGGATCTTCGCGGTCAACGTGCGCGGCACGATGCTCACCGTGCAGGGAGCGCTCCCGCTGCTCAACGAGGGCGCGTCGGTGATCCTCAACGCCTCCACCGCGGCCGGGCACGGCACGGTGGCGTTCGGTGCGTACGCGGCGTCCAAGGCGGCGGTCCGCACGTTCGCCCGGACCTGGGCGAACGAGCTGAAGGGCCGCGGCGTCCGGGTCAACGCGATCTCGGCCGGACCGATCGACACGTCCGGGGTGACCGAGCTGGTCGGCGCGGAGAACGAGGCGGTGGCGAAGGCGGCCCTGGGCGCGAACGTGGCGATCGGCCGGATGGGGCGCCCGGACGAGGTCGCGGCCGCGGTGGCGTTCCTGGCCTCGGACGACAGCAGCTACATGCTCGGCGCGAACCTGTACGTCGACGGCGGCGAGAACCAGATCTGA
- a CDS encoding TetR/AcrR family transcriptional regulator, which translates to MDDTRRSPIGRPRGFDADQALERAMRVFWEQGYEGASLADLTAAMGITKTSMYAAFGNKEELFRKAVKRYEEGPAAYVACALAKPTAREVATAFLTGSVTASTLPDSPAGCLSVQGSLAAGETGRTARELLTDWRNHGRALLRDRFQRALDDGDLPAGSDPALIARYVMTIANGIAVQAAGGTTRDELQEVATAALRHWPPA; encoded by the coding sequence ATGGATGACACCCGCAGATCGCCGATCGGCCGACCGCGCGGCTTCGACGCCGACCAGGCCCTCGAACGGGCCATGCGGGTCTTCTGGGAGCAGGGCTACGAGGGCGCCAGCCTGGCCGACCTGACCGCCGCCATGGGCATCACCAAGACCAGCATGTACGCGGCGTTCGGCAACAAGGAGGAGCTGTTCCGCAAGGCCGTGAAGCGCTACGAGGAGGGCCCGGCCGCGTACGTGGCGTGCGCGCTGGCGAAACCCACGGCGCGCGAGGTCGCCACCGCGTTCCTCACCGGCTCGGTCACGGCCAGCACGCTCCCGGACAGCCCGGCCGGCTGCCTGAGCGTGCAGGGTTCGCTGGCCGCCGGCGAGACCGGGCGGACCGCCCGCGAGCTGCTCACCGACTGGCGCAACCACGGCCGTGCGCTGCTGCGGGACCGCTTCCAGCGCGCCCTCGACGACGGCGACCTGCCCGCCGGCTCGGACCCGGCACTGATCGCCCGCTACGTGATGACGATCGCCAACGGCATCGCCGTCCAGGCCGCCGGCGGCACCACCCGCGACGAGCTCCAGGAGGTCGCCACCGCCGCCCTGCGGCACTGGCCACCGGCCTGA